The Nicotiana tomentosiformis chromosome 2, ASM39032v3, whole genome shotgun sequence genome includes the window gtatattatgctgaaactttctgTGTAATGGAGTTtcaacataatatgttggaagttcatacacaggtgcaccaatctccggtatattatgctggaactttccttGTTATAGCAAAatagtggttatttttcaatgactttgcaaatacTGACTATTTTTCATacaccagtccgaaaactggcagGCCATGCTATTTTTACAGTCTTCAGGAGATCTCAACTGAGAGAGGCCCAAATAAGCCCACGGTAATATATATATGCGTCAGTCCAATTTATCTTTTATGGGCTGAAGTTTCAAtccaatcaaatcaaagctcattcGTCCGGCAACTTTTCCAGAGTAAATCACAAATATGATATACAGACTTTTTGCCAAAATCTGATTAGGTCCTCAATTCAATGTTTAAACCAAATGGAGGAGATGACCAAAATGGTCCCTTATGTTTAAGGTAAATATAAAATTGTCCCTTTGAATATTTTTGTAGCACTGTTGGTCCTTTTAGTTTGATAAAAGTATGCACTTTTGGTCTAGTCATCTATTTAACAATACCTGACTTTCAGATTtaagaagaaaggaaaattttAACTAGAAACGCCAGAAAGATACCCGTCAGATTCTAGAAGATGCAACACCAAAAACTATACTAGATATGATGTATTCTTATTTTAATTTTACTCATATATTCACAACTTTCCACCCCAACAATATATAATTCTTTTATTGTCACAAGAATGTCGTTGAGGTCTGCGCTAGTGGTACCATGTAATCTCGCAACTGGAAATTCTGTAGCCAAAGATGCACCTTTTTTGGACACCGCACCCTGCCTTCTATTAAATTTAACTGCTTGAAAGCATGAAACCTACATTAGATAATAAAACTGCTAGCATACAGAAAGAATAAAGGGAAGGAAGCTTAAGAAACCTTTTTTGTATGGTTTTACTTTCAAAGTGCCAGGTTCATGCGGGTTCAACGGATTCCATGGGTCTTCATCATCCGATTCGTCTGAGTCTCTAGGTTCTGAATATCCATCTTCACATCTATGTGCATCATCGATGTAATCAGGCATATCAGATGCGAACTGATCATTGTTAAAATTGCCTGGACCAAACTCATGAAACCCTGGAGACTGATATAAATTAGCATCCTGATTCTTTTGAGCTGAAGACTTATTGCCAGTTCCCTCAAAACGTCTTGTGGGAGAGTAAAAGCTCTTGTGGCACTTGGAGTCCAAAGAAAGGCCCTCTGCATTGCAGCTATTGTTCAGCACCTTTCCAGCTATATTCTCATTATTCAGAAACTCATCCACTGTTACGGCATCACATGCGTCCAACAGAATAAAATCTCGGTAAAGATCACACGTGGCTAGCTGCAAGTATTAACAGAACAAATCAAAATAACTGCAAACATACTGAAATTCAACACAAAAAGACATTAACATACCAGGTAAGACTCTAGTTCTCCAGCATCTCCAGTAACATCCAAGCAGTCAGCCTCGCGCACAACCAGATTTGCAGGGGCCTTCACAAACTGGGTAAATGAAGAATCCCTGCACGTCGTATTATCCAACATGTTCTTTGCTTCCACTGCAAAAGGAATGATATAAATCAGGTTATTTGAAGTCTAGGAAACTTACTAAATTAACAGACACGTGAAGATGCTACCTGAGGTTTCTTCTGAAGCCCAGTATGGAttccgggatggtttcggatcatttctccttgttttgcaactgctggatATCTGGTattattcatcgcgaacgcgaagggtctcacgcgttcgcgaagaaggattttggacagctgggatttgcccatcgcgaacgcgatgaagaagccgtgaacgcgaagaaggagatgaggaaagcctacgcgaacgcgagtgggcagacgcgaacgcgaagaggaaggggagttgggggcctgcctggcgttaagccttcgcgaacgcgactcgtgtctcgcgaacgcgaaggacagaGGTCGGAAggtatcgcgaacgcgaacaaggaatctgggcagcacatttcgcgaacgcgatgaaggcactcctgggcagaattaaaagtcccaaaaacgggtgtttgagttcataactcaaaaatcaaatttgaagctcggtagaaggcaatttttggagatattcttgcgtgggtgtttggggtaagtgattcttatccagttttgattaatttccaagattatgtctttgaatccatcatttaatttggatttaatggaggaaaaatcaagatttttgtaaaatcttcaaaaacgaaaatttaagatttggaagtcgagttattattggaattcgataaaattggtatggttgaactcatatcggaatgggtgtttggatttcataaaaattttgCCGTTTTCGAGGGgtgggtcccgcgttgactttttttgactttttggaataaaattttaagtcgacgtattattatccggaattatttccgatgaattttaatgaagttatacaattaatttggatagatttgagctgtccggaggtcaattcaagtaagaaggctatcttggaatatcggcctaacttcaaaaaggtaagtgtcttgcttaaccccgagtggggaaaattaccccttaggtattgagtcttatgtgccaaattgtgtaattgaaaaccatgtacgcgaggtgacgagtacgtacttggtttatatgtgtaaatttcatGGATTAAAAAAAtacttagacgcccttatgtattaaattggaaattattagcAATTATTAAATcttctatttgtcatgcctagattcttgtttgttgaaattgtttttacatgatgatttggtgtgattgccaccttgatttttttgtgaaatattatcttgttgagttattcacttccggatattttgttaagatttttgtgcacattatggtcga containing:
- the LOC104097549 gene encoding condensin-2 complex subunit H2-like; translated protein: MLDNTTCRDSSFTQFVKAPANLVVREADCLDVTGDAGELESYLLATCDLYRDFILLDACDAVTVDEFLNNENIAGKVLNNSCNAEGLSLDSKCHKSFYSPTRRFEGTGNKSSAQKNQDANLYQSPGFHEFGPGNFNNDQFASDMPDYIDDAHRCEDGYSEPRDSDESDDEDPWNPLNPHEPGTLKVKPYKKVKFNRRQGAVSKKGASLATEFPVARLHGTTSADLNDILVTIKELYIVGVESCEYMRKFQHNIPEIGAPVYELPTYYVETPLHRKFQHNILEIGAHMYELPAYYTSLVEVEPYT